A window of Streptomyces broussonetiae genomic DNA:
TCGTCGCGGGCGCCGAGGCGGCGCGCCGGCACGGGATCCGTACGATCCTCACCCCGTCCCCCGCCCAGCCGCTGTCGCCCCGGCTCCTCGCCGTGACCGATCTGCTGGTGCCCAACGAGTACGAGGCGATCACCCTCACCGGCCGCACCGACCCGCGCGAGGCCGCCGCCGCCCTGCTGGAGCTGGTGCCCGAGGTCGTCGTCACCCTGGGCGCGACCGGCAGCCTGTACCGGGCCCGGGGCGCCGAGCCGCTCGTGGTCCCCGCGCCCCAGGTGGCCGCTGTCGACTCCACGGGCGCCGGGGACACCTTCGTCGGCGCGCTCGCGGTGGCACTCACCGAGGAGAAACCGGTGCGCGAGGCCCTGTCCTGGGCGGCTGCCGCCGCGGCGATCTCCGTCCAGCGGGAGGGAGCGTCGGCGTCGATGCCGTACCGCCCGGAGATCGAGGCCCAGTACCACGCATGAGCCCCGTACGACGCATGAGGTCCGACGCATGAGGTCCGACGCATGAGCACGAAGACGACTCCGCCCCTGGCCGGGCTGCGGGTGCTGGACCTGGCGACGCTGTTCGCCGGCCCGCCGGCCGCCACCCTGCTCGGTGACTTCGGCGCCGAGGTGATCAAGGTCGAGCATCCGCACAGACCCGACGCGTCCCGCGGGCACGGGCCGGCCAGGCACGGGGTCGGCCTGTGGTGGAAGGTCCCCGGCCGCAACAAGCGCACCATCACGCTCGACCTGTCCACACCCGGCGGCCGGTCCACCCCGACATCCCTGACCTGCCCGGCCTCGCCGCCTCCTGCGCCCACGGCCACGCCCCCGGCCTCCTGGGCCGCGCCGCCATCCACCCCCGCCGGTTGCCGGTGATCGGACGGGCCTACCTGCCCACCCCGGCGGAGATCGACCACGCGGAAACGGCCCTCGGGGCGGCAGCCGCCCACGAGGGCGCCCAGGCCCTGCCCGACGGCCGCTTCATCGACCCGCCGGTGGTCGCCATGGCCCGGCGGACGCTGTCCCTCGGGCACCGGTGCTGAGCCCCCTGTCCCGCATACACGCAGGGCGCCCGGAGAACTCCGGGCGCCCCCTCGGCGTCGTACGGCTCGGCGGTCGGCTCAGCTCTTCTTGGTGGCCGACTCGGCCTCGTCCTTCTCCGCCGCCTCGTCCTTCTCAGCGGCGTCGTCCTTCTCCGCCGGCTCGGCCTCGGCCTCGGCAGCATCCGGCCCGGCCTCGGCAGCCGCATCCCGCTCGGTCTCGGCAGCCGCCTGCGTACCGTCGGCCGGACCGTCGTCGAGGACACCCGGCTCGACCACGGCCTCACGTCCCGGCCGCTTCTTCGACGACACCACGATGTACGTCACCGCCAGCAGGAACACGATGAGCGCGGTCCAGTCGTTCAGGCGGAGGCCCAGGATGTGGTGCGCGTCGTCCACCCGCATGTACTCGATCCAGCCGCGGCCCACGCAGTACGCGGCGACGTACAGGGCGAACGCCCGGCCGTGGCCCAGCTTGAAGCGGCGGTCGGCCCAGATCACCAGGAAGCCCACGCCGATGCACCACAGGGACTCGTAGAGGAAGGTCGGGTGGTAGTAGCCCGGCACCCGGCCGCCCTCGGAGGAGGTGATGTGCAGGGCCCAGGGGACATGCGTCTCACGGCCGTACAGCTCCTGGTTGAACCAGTTGCCCCAGCGGCCGATGGCCTGCGCGAACGCGATGCCGGGCGCGACGGCGTCGGCGTACGCCGGCATCGGGATGCCCCGGCGCCGTGCGCCGATCCACGCGCCGAGCGCGCCGAGCGCGATGGCGCCCCAGATGCCCAGGCCGCCCTGCCACACCTTGAAGGCGTCCACCCAGTCGCGGCCCGGGCTGAAGTACAGCTCGTAGTCCGTGATCACGTGGTAGAGCCGACCGCCGACCAGGCCGAACGGCACCGCCCAGACAGCGATGTCGGCAACCGTTCCGGCCCGACCGCCCCGGGCGACCCAGCGCCTGTTGCCGAGCCAGACGGCGACGAAGACGCCGATGATGATGCAGAAGGCGTAGCCGCGCAGCGGGATGGGGCCGAGATACAGCACCCCGCGCGACGGGCTGGGAATGTAGGCAAGTTCCATGGCAGGTCCGACGCTACCGTGCCGGGCCGTGGGGACGGCAAGCAGCCCGGCTACGGCTCCATAACGGGGACGTGAGAAAGCGCCTATCCGTGGTTGGCCGCCTCCACCATCTGCTTGAGCTTGGCCGGGGTCATCGTCCGGTCGTTGTAGATGTTCTTCCCGCCGAGCAGGACCGTGGGCGTGCCGGTGAAGCCGCCGGACTGGAAGGCCTTGTGCGCCTTGTTCACCCAGCTGTCGTGGGTGCCGTCGTTGACGCACTTCTGGAAGGCGGGCGTGTCGAGACCCTTGACCTTGCCCGCCAGCTCGATCAGCTTGGCGTTGCTGCTGTAGGCGTCGTCGGTCTCCTTTGGCTGGTTCGTGTACAGCACGTCGTGGTAGTCGCGGAACTTTCCGGCGTCCTGCGCGCAGGCCACGGCGTTGGCCCCGCGCAGGGAGCCGGTGCCGCCCAGATTGCCGTCGATCAGCCTGACCAGGTGATACTCGATTCTGAGCTTTTCTGCGTCGACCAGTTCGTGAAGCGTCGGGCGATAGGCCACCTCGAAGGCCTGACAGGCCGGGCAGCGCATGTCCTCCCAGATGGTGAGCGTCGACCTGGCGCCGTCCTTGCCGACCGGGATCGCGAGGCTGTCCTTGCCCTGCGCGCCCGAGGGCACGACGACCGGGCCCGCCTTCTCGCTCTTGTTCTTGCCGCTGTTCGCGGCGACCACGCCGATCACCGCCGCGAGGCCGAGGACGCAGACGACGCTCGCGCCCACGATCAGCGTGCGACGTCGCTTCTCGGCGGCCTTCTGCTTCTCACGCTCGACCGCCAGCCGCTCCCGGGCGGTGCGCTTTCCGTCACGGTTCTTCTCGCTCACACCCCCAGAACGAACCGGAGAGGCGCAGCGCGCCTCCCCGGCCCGAGGTCCACCCGTTCGGGTGATCGAGTGTTCTGACGGAGATTTCTTATAGGGAAAGCGACCGACGGCTACGCCTGTCCGCGCACGCCCTTCGCCAGTTCCCCGGCCAGTTCGCGGACCGCCTCGAGGCCCGAGGCCTGGTCGGGGGCGTCCAGCATCCGCTTCACGAACGCCGAGCCGACGATGACGCCGTCGGCGAAGCCGGCGACCTCGGCGGCCTGGGCGGCGTTGGAGACGCCGAGGCCCACGCAGACGGGCAGGCCGGTGCCGGTGGCCCGGGTCCGCTCGACCAGGTTCTGGGCCTGGGCGCCGACGGACTCGCGGGTGCCGGTGACGCCCATGAGCGAGGCGGCGTAGACGAAGCCGCTGCCCGCGGCCGTGATCTGCGCGAGCCGCTCGTCCTTGCTGCTGGGGGCGACGACGAACACGGTGGCGAGGCCGTGCTTGTCGGCGTGCTCGCGCCACAGCGCCGACTCCTGCACGGGCAGGTCGGGCAGGATGCAGCCCGCGCCGCCCGCCTCGGCCAGCTCGGCGGTGAAGCGCTCGACGCCGTAGCGGTCGATGGGGTTCCAGTACGTCATGACGAGGACGGGCTTGCCGGTGGCCTCGTGGGCCTCCTTGACCGTCCGCATGACGTCCGCGATCTTGACGCCGCCGCGCAGGGCGATGTCGTCGGCGGTCTGAATGACGGGGCCGTCGAGGACGGGGTCGCTGTGCGGCAGACCGACCTCCACGACGTCCGCCCCGCCGTCGAAGACGGCCTTGATCGCCTCGATGCCGCCGTCCACGGTCGGGAACCCCGCCGGGAGGTAGGCGATGAGCGCGGAGCGGCCCTCGGCCCTGGCGGCGGCGAGGGTGTCCGACAGCAGCTGGATCTTCCCGCTCACTTGGCGTCCCCCTCGATCTCGGCGGTGTCGGTGGCGTCGGCGGCGACCTCGGCGTCGGTGTCGTAGAGGCCGAAGTAGCGTGCGGCGGTGTCCATGTCCTTGTCGCCGCGGCCGGAGAGGTTGACGACGATCAGGCTGTCCTTGCCCAGCTCCTTGCCGACCTCCAGGGCGCCGGCGAGCGCGTGGGCGCTCTCGATGGCCGGGATGATGCCCTCGGTGCGCGACAGCAGGCGCAGGGCCTGCATGGCCGCGTCGTCGGTGACCGCCCGGTACTCGCCGCGGCCCGATTCCTTCAGGTAGGAGTGCTCGGGGCCGATGCCCGGGTAGTCCAGACCGGCCGAGATCGAGTACGGCTCGGTGATCTGGCCCTCCTCGTCCTGCAGGACGTAGGAGCGGGAGCCGTGCAGGATGCCGGGCTCGCCCGCGGTCAGGGTGGCCGCGTGCTCGCCGGTCTCGATGCCGTGGCCTGCCGGTTCGCAGCCGATCAGGCGGACGTCCGCGTCGGGGATGAAGGCGTGGAAGAGACCGATGGCGTTGGAGCCGCCGCCGACGCACGCGATCGCGGCGTCGGGCAGCCGCCCGGCGCGCTCGAGCAGCTGGCGCCGGGCCTCGACGCCGATGACGCGGTGGAAGTCGCGGACCATGGCGGGGAAGGGGTGCGGACCGGCGACCGTGCCGAACAGGTAGTGCGTGTGGTCGACGTTGGCCACCCAGTCGCGGAACGCCTCGTTGATGGCGTCCTTGAGGGTGCGGCTGCCGGACTTCACCGAGACGACCTCGGCGCCGAGCATGCGCATGCGGGCCACGTTCAGGGCCTGGCGCCTGGTGTCGACCTCGCCCATGTAGATGGTGCAGTCGAGGCCGAAGAGCGCACAGGCGGTGGCCGTCGCGACGCCGTGCTGGCCTGCGCCGGTCTCGGCGATGACCCGGGTCTTGCCCATCCGCTTGGTGAGCAGGGCCTGGCCGAGCACGTTGTTGATCTTGTGGGAACCGGTGTGGTTGAGGTCCTCGCGCTTGAGGAACACGCGGGCGCCGCCGGCGTGTTCGGCGAACCGCGGCACCTCGGTCAGCGAGCTGGGGCGGCCGGTGTAGTTGACCAGCAGGTCGTCGAGTTCGCGGGCGAACTCGGGATCGTGCTTGGCCTTGTCGTACTCGACGGCGACCTCGTCCACGGCCGCGACGAGGGCCTCCGGGATGAACTTGCCGCCGAACGCGCCGAAGTAGCCCTCGGCGCTGGGCACCTGGCCGGTGGGGTCAGGGAAGAAGAATTCGCTGGGCATGCGGAAACCTCACGGTGAGTGCGTGTGAAATGACACTATTCGCCGTGGAGGCGGGGAATGTCCGACGACTGCGGGCCGTCAGTAGTTGTTCGCGCCCGCGCGGCGGTGGCCGCACATCGAACAGAGCCCCGCGCCCCTGACGGGGCGCTGCTGCCATCGCATGCCGTTCACTTGGCCCGGCTCGTCACCGATGACGTACCGCACACGACGACCGTGGACGCGCCTCGCCGGGGCGCGGCAGCCCCTCGGGCGGCAGCCGCGCGCCAGGCGCGCGTACCGGTCCACGGTGGTCACGGTGACAGTCATCGGTGTCAGCCTATCGGGTGGTCAGCTCCGGCCGTGCCGCAGCGCGGGGTGCTCACCCGCGGCGACCAGGTCGGAGACGGCGGCCTTGGGGTCGCGCCCGGTGACGAGGGACTCGCCGACCAGTACCGCGTCGGCGCCGGCGTTGGCGTACGCGATGAGGTCGTGCGGGCCACGGACGCCGGACTCGGCGACCTTGACGAGGTGGTCCGGGATCTCCGGGGCGACCCGCTCGAAGGTGGAGCGGTCGACCTCCAGCGTCTTCAGGTTGCGCGCGTTGACGCCGATGATCTTGGCGCCCGCGTCCACGGCGCGCTCGACCTCGTCCTCGTCGTGCACCTCGACGAGCGGGGTCAGGCCGATCGACACCGCACGCTCGATCAACGACTCCAGGGCCGGCTGGTCGAGCGCGGCCACGATCAGCAGCACGAGGTCGGCACCGTAGGCCCGGGCCTCCCACAGCTGGTACGAGGTGACGATGAAGTCCTTGCGCAGGACCGGGATGTCCACGCGTGCGCGGACGGCCTCCAGGTCGGCCAGCGAACCGCCGAAGCGGCGCTGTTCGGTGAGGACGGAGATGACGGCCGCGCCACCGGCCTCGTAGTCCGCGGCGAGCCCTGCCGGGTCGGCGATGGCGGCCAGCGCGCCCTTGGAGGGGCTGGAGCGTTTGACCTCGCAGATCACCTTGACGCCGTCGCCCTTGAGCGCGGCCACCCCGTCCTTGGCGGCGGGTGCCTTGGCCGCGCGCTCCTTGAGCTCGTCGAGGCTGACGCGTGCCTGCCGCTCCGCGAGGTCGGCACGGACTCCGTCGATGATCTCGTCGAGCACACTCACGCGAGCGGCCCCCTTCCTGACGGTGGTTCCTTCAGGTTTTGAAAACCCGTGGTCACTGCGATGGTATCCGCAGCAGGCCGATGCCTCCGCATCTGGCGGACACCGGTCCCGCTACCTGGACCTTCACGATTCGATCAAGGATGCAACCAGCCTCCCGAGGGCAGGTTCCGGACAGCCGTGAAGGCCAGCAGGAGCACGCCGGTCCCCCACAGGTGCACCGGCCCGAGGTTCAGCCGCAGCGGCCGGCCGCGAACCGTGCGGAGCACCCAGACGGTCCACAGCACCGCAAAGCCCAGGAAACCGGCCACGCCCGGCGCGTTGTCGCGCAGGGCGGTGAGCAGGTCGCCGTGGACGAAGGCGTGCGCGCTGCGCAGTCCGCCGCACCCGGGGCAGTACAGGCCGGTGAGCCGGTACAACGGGCAGACGGGGTAGTGGCCGGGCTCGTTCGGATCGACGGCACCGACGTACGCGAAGGCCCCGGCGACGGCCGCGAGCAGCCCGCCGGGGACAGCCAGCCGCCGTACTAGCGGTGCTGCGGGCGCTGTCGCCGGCCGGGCCGCGCGGCTGTCGGCATCCACGCTGGCATTGTGCCGCGCACCTGTGCGGCGCGCGCGTCGGCGCGGGCGTACGGGCGTCCGCGGCCCGGCGTCCGGCCTCGCCCCGCTGTGCAAGACCACACGTCAGGACGGCGAAAACGCGAGGGGCGGCCCGCACCTGTCCGGTGCGGGCCGCCCCTCGAAGGCAGTACGGGAGTTCAGCTCTCCGCGGCCACCGGCTCGCCGGTCGCAAGGGGGGCACCGGTCATCTTCAGGGGCTTGGGGTTCGAGCCGAGCCCCATGGCGCGCATGATGCCGCCGACCACCGCGCCGGCGAGGATGATCGCCATGCCGGCCCAGAAGCCGACGGGCTGGGCCATCACCATGAAGGCGCCGGCGACGCAGAAACCGATGAAGGAAATGATGACGCCGGTCCAGGCGGCCGGGGTGTGACCGTGGCCGTGGCTGCTGCCCGCCATGTCTGTGCTCCTCGTTGCTGTATACGTGTCCCGGGAGAGCGGCGTACGTGTCGTACGGCTCCGAGCCCGCCCGTCAGTGTCCGAGCCGGACGCTCACCGTCCATTGTCCCGTACCCGGCCGCGTGGCGGACGCGGGGGTGGCGTCTGGTTCGCCACACCGGTGCGCCTTGACCGGCGCTTGATCGCCGCTTGACCGCGGGCTCAGGCCCCAGTCGGGTCCTCGCCGCGGTCCAGGGCCTTCCAGATCTCCTCGGGCCGCTCGGGGTCGACCGGCCGGGCCTTGCGGCGCGGGCGCTCGGCGCCGCGCTCGTAGCGGCCGGACATGGCGGGCCACAGGTTTCCGTAGCGCAGGGCGAGCAGGCCGGCCAGCAGGATCAGCGCGCCGCCGACGACCGCGACGTAGGGCCAGCCGGTGTGGCTGAGCGCGGTGACCGTGGCGGAGGTGTCACCGCTCGCCTGGGCGGCCTTGTCGTCCAGCGCGGAGTTGTCGGAGGCGGAGACCAGGGAGGCGGCCACGATCCCGGCGCCGGACAGCGCGAGCAGCCCGGCGACGACGAGGCGGCCGGCCCTGCGGACGGCGAAGACGGCGACGAGCGCGGCGAGGCCCACTATGGCGAGGGCCGCGGGGACGCCCGTGACGTCGCTGCCCTTGGCGGTGAGCGGGAAGCCGCCGCCGGCCACCGTCGCGGTGCCCTCCGCCCAGCGCTGCCGGGTCGCGAGCAGCGTCACGGCCGCGCCGAGCGCACCGCACAGGAGGGCCAGGGCGAGGCTGCGCCGACCGGACCGGACGGGCGCGGCGGCTTCGGAACGGGGGTGAGGAACAGCAGTCACGTACTCCACTATCGCCTGAACCCCGGGCGAAGCGTCACCCGGGGTTCGTATGAGTGGCGCCACGCGCGGCAGAAGTCACCGCGCGCAAGGGACCGCTATCCGCCCAGCCGGTTGGCCGTGTGGACCGCGCGCAGGACCGCCGCCGCCTTGTTGCGGCACTCCTGGTCCTCGGCCACCGGGTCGGAGTCGGCGACGATCCCGGCTCCGGCCTGGACGTAGGCCGTGCCGTCGCGCAGCAGGGCCGTACGGATGGCGATGGCCGTGTCGGAGTCGCCCGCGAAGTCCAGGTAGCCGACGCAGCCGCCGTACAGGCCGCGGCGGGACGGCTCCAGTTCGTCGATGATCTGCATCGCGCGCGGCTTGGGGGCGCCGGAGAGGGTGCCCGCCGGGAAACAGGCGGTGAGCACGTCGAAGGCCGTACGGCCCGGGGCGACGCGGCCGGTGACGGTGGAGACGATGTGCATCACGTGCGAGTACCGCTCGACGGACATGAAGTCGACCACCTCGACGGTGCCGGGCTCGCAGACCCGGCCGAGGTCGTTGCGCCCGAGGTCCACCAGCATCAGGTGCTCGGCACGCTCCTTGGGGTCGGCCATCAGCTCCTCGGCGAGTACCTGGTCCTCCTGCGGGGTGGCCCCGCGCGGACGGGTGCCGGCGATGGGGTGGACCATGGCCCGGCCGTCCTCGACCTTCACCAGGGCCTCGGGCGAGGAGCCGACGACGTCGAAGGCCCTGCCTTCCCCGTGCGGGAACCGGAACAGGTACATGTACGGCGACGGGTTGGTGGCCCGCAGGACGCGGTACACGTCCAGGGCACTGGCCGTGCACGGCGTCTCGAAGCGCTGGGAGGGTACGACCTGGAAGGCCTCGCCCGCGCGGATGCGCTCCTTGACGTCCTCGACGGCCTCCTGGAAGTCGGGGCCGCCCCACAGCGCGGTGTACTCGGGCAGTTCCGAGGGCGGCAGCACGGCGGGCGGCTGGGGCACCGCGCGCGTGAGGTCGGCCTCCATGGCGTCGAGGCGGGCCACGGCGTCGGCGTGAGCCTCGTCCACACCGGTGTCGAGGTCGTTGTGGTTGATCGCGTTGGCGATCAGCAGGACCGAGCCCTCCCAGTGGTCCATCACGGCGAGGTCGCTGGTCAGGAGCATGGTCAGCTCGGGCAGCCCGAGGTCGTCGCGCTCGCCGGGGCCGATCTTCTCCAGACGGCGGACGATGTCGTAGCCGAGGTAGCCGACCATGCCGCCGGTGAAGGGCGGCAGGCCCTCCTGGTTCGGGGTGTGCAGGGTCTGCAGCGTGGCGCGCAGCACCTCGAGCGGGTCGCCGTCGACGGGGACGCCGACGGGCGGGGTGCCCAGCCAGTGCGCCTCGCCGTCGCGCGTGGTGAGCGTGGCGGCGCTGCGCACGCCCACGAAGGAGTACCGGGACCAGGAGCGGCCGTTCTCCGCGGACTCCAGGAGGAAGGTGCCGGGGCGCTCGGCGGCGAGTTTGCGGTAGAGCGCGACCGGGGTGTCGCCGTCGGCGAGGAGCTTGCGCGTGACCGGGATGACACGTCGGTCGGCGGCGAGCTTGCGGAAGGTCTCGAGGTCCATGGCCGCCGACCTTACTGACCCGCGCCGGGGGTGCCGGAACCGGCGTCCTCGAGGAGCACGTCCTCGTCGAAGCAGGTCCGCGCGCCGGTGTGGCAGGCGGCGCCGACCTGGTCGACCCTGACCAGCAGGGTGTCGGCGTCGCAGTCGAGCGCGACCGACTTCACCCACTGGAAGTGGCCCGAGGTGTCGCCCTTGACCCAGTACTCCTGGCGGCTGCGCGACCAGTACGTGCAACGGCCGGTGGTCAGCGTGCGATGCAGTGCCTCGTCGTCCATCCAGCCGAGCATGAGCACCTCTCCGGTGTCGTACTGCTGGGCGATGGCGGGGACGAGTCCGTCGGGGCTGCGCTTGAGGCGCGCGGCGATCTCCGGGGCGAGGCTGCTGGGCCGGGGCGTTCCGGTCGTGCTGGTCATGAGTGCCATTGTGCCGCGCGGCACCGACAGCGCGGGGGCGCGTCCGCCCGGTGAACACTTCGGCGCGCGGCGCCTGGTCGAGGGGCGGTGGCCGGGCGACGGGTGGGCGGACTTTCTGACTGGCCGTAGGCTGATTTCCATGTCGACCTTCGCCAAGCGTGAACGGCTGCTGCTCGCGGACCTGCTGGAAACCGTCGGCCCGGACGCCGAGACCCTCTGCGAGGGCTGGCGGACCCGGGACCTGGCCGCGCATGTGATCGTGCGCGAGCGCCGACCGGACGCGGCCGGGGGCACGCTGATCAAGCCGCTCGCGCCGCGCCTGGAGAAGGTGATGGCCGAGTACGCGGCGAAGCCGTACGAGGAGCTGATCCAGCTGATCCGCACCGGCCCGCCGCGCTTCTCGCCCTTCCAGCTCAAGCAGGTCGACGAGGCGGCCAACGTCGTCGAGTTCTACGTGCACACCGAGGACGTCCGCCGTGCCCAGCCGGACTGGAGCCGGCGCGAGCTGGACCCGGTCTTCCAGGACGCCCTGTGGTCCCGGCTGGAGCGCACCGCGCGGCTGATGGGCCGGGGTGTGCCGACAGGGCTGGTGCTACGCCGCCCGGACGGGCAGACGGCGGTGGCGCACCGGGGCACACCGGTGGTGACGGTGACCGGCGAGCCCTCGGAGCTGCTGATGTTCGCGTTCGGCCGGCAGAACGCGGCCCGGGTGGACCTGGAGGGTGACGCGGACGCCATCGCGAAGGTGCACGAGTCCAAACAGCTGGGACTGTGATCCCGCAGGGAGCCGCCCCGTGATCAAGGTCGCGATGACCGGTGTGTACGTGGACGACGTGGCCCGGGCGCACGCCTTCTACACGGACGTCCTCGGCTTCGAGACGCGGCTCCACATGGACCTGGGCGACGACATCCTGTTCGTCACGGTCGGCGCGCCCGCCGGGGCCCAGCCGGAGCTGCAGCTGCTGCTGGAGCCCGGGCAGGGCCCGATCGCGGAGTCGTACCGCAGCGCGCTGTACGAGGCGGGCATCCCGTGCATCGTCTTCTCCGTGGACGACCTGCGGGCGGAGTACGCGCGCCTGCGCGGCGTGGGCGTCCGGTTCACGCATCCGCCGCAGCGGCAGGGGCCGGTCCTCGCGGCGGTGTTCGACGACACCTGCGGCAACCTGGTGCAGCTGGTCCAGCCGAAGGAGTGATGCTCAGCGGGGCAGTTCGGCGGTGCGCAGGGCCGGTACGACCAGGGCGACGACCCCGCCGAGTGCACAGACGGCGGCGCTGACCACGTAGACGGGACGAAGTCCCCAGGCCCCGATCGCGGCGGCCAGGAACGGCATGCTGAGCGGGGTCAGGCCGAGGCTGACCAGGCTGGAGACGGCGGTGACCCGCCCCAGGTAGGCGGGCTCGGTCTGGGTCTGCAGCAGCGCTGCGCACATCGCTCCGCTGAGCCCGGTGAGCAGGCCGACCGCCAGGGCCGTGCCGACGGCCGCCGCGAGGGTGGGGGCGTAGGCGAGAGCCCCGACGGCCACGGCACCCACGGTGCACGCGCACCCGGTGACGAGTCCGGCGCGCGGCAGCCGCCCGCGCACGGCCAGCAGCAGTGCGGCCGATCCCGCGCCGACGCCGAACCCGGCGAGCACCCAGCCCATGCCGGAGGCGCCCCAGCCGCGCCGGTCGGCGAGCAGGGTCAGGCCGACGTTCAGCGGGCCGACGAAGCCCAGGTCGCCGAGGGCGATGGCCAGCATCAGCGGGGCGAGGACGCGGTGCCGGCGGATGTAGCGCAACCCGGACCCGAGATCGCGCCAGGCGGTGGAGTTCCCGGCGCCGTCCGGTGCCGGCAGGTCCCGCACCCGTACGAAGACCAGCAGCGGTACCGATACGGCGATGAGCAGACCGGCGAGGGCGAAAGCGGCCGGGGCTCCGCCCACCGCCACCCCGAGCCCGCCGAGCGGGGCACCGACCACGCTGGAGAAGCGGATGGCGAGGCCGCGCATGCCCTGGACGCGGGCGAGCTGGCTTGTCTCGGTGAGGCGGGCCGGAAGGGCGCCGACGGCGGGCACGAAGACGGCGTCGACCGTGCCGAAGACCAGTGCCAGCAGGGCGAGCGGCCACAGCCCGGGGCTGGTGAGGAACAGCAGGGCGGCCACGGCGAGGACGGCCGCGCAGCGCACGGCGTCGCTGGCGATGACGACCCGGCGCGGCCCGAACCGGTCGGCGATCACTCCCCCGCCGAGCATGAGCACGGCCCGGGGCAGTGCGCTCGCCGACATCACGAGCCCGGCCTGCGCGGGCGTTCCGGCCTGGACGGCGGCCCAGGACAGGGCGAGGTAGTAGACGCTGTCCCCGAGCATCGAGGAGGTGTAGGCGGCGAGCCAGCGCAGGACGTCGGGGTTGCGATGGGCGGCCTGCACGGTGGCCGGCGGTATGAGCGTGGCAGTCACGGCGGGAGGGTCCTCTCAGACGCGGAACGGGAAGCCGTACACGTGCAGCGCGACGTGCTCGCGCCCCTCGGTGTCGCCGGCGGCCTCACGGGCGCGCCCCTGCTCGTCGTAGCGTGTGAGCAGGTCGTGCAGGTCCTTCTTCAGCTCCGCCAGCTCCTCGGCGGTCAGCCTGAGCAGCGTCTCGGAGTCGTGGGCGGCCTCGCTCCACCCAGGGCCCCAGTGGGCCCGCTCGTCGAGGTACCGCAGGTACATCTCGGTGCGCTGTTCCAGGAACATCCGTGAGGCCGCGAGATGCGCCGCCACCTTCTCCGGTGCGTCCTGGAAGTCCTCGTCGCGGATGGAGACGCCCTCGGAGGACGGCTGCCACCAGCGCTCGCGGCCGTCCGCGCTGCGCGGTTCGGCCTCCTCGACCAGACCGTGCTCGGCGAGCTTGCGCAGGTGGTAACTGACCAGTGAGACGGCCTCGTCGACCTGTTCGGCCAGGTGCGAGGCGGTGGCCGCCTCGGCGACGAACAGCAGACGGTAGAGCTTCATCCGCAGGGGATGCGCGAGCGCCTTCAGGGTGCCCACGTCCGTGATGCGGCGTTTCTCGTCACGAGCCATGCCCGGAGCCTAGATACGAAAGAAAAGTTGCACAACAGATTTTGCGCAACTTCCCTTTCGTGTCCGGGAAGCCCGGCGCGGCGTCAGCGCACCGGGTGCCCCGCCTCCCGCAGCGTCTGCTTCACCTCGCCGATCCGCAGATCGCCGAAGTGGAACACCGACGCGGCCAGGACCGCGTCCGCGCCCGCCGTGACGGCCGGCGGGAAGTGGGCCAGCTTGCCGGCGCCGCCCGAGGCGATCACCGGGACGGTGACGTGCTTGCGGACGGCGGCGATCATCTCCAGGTCGTAGCCGTCCTTGGTGCCGTCGGCGTCCATGGAGTTGAGCAGGATCTCGCCCGCGCCCAGCTCCGCCGCCCGGTGCGCCCACTCCACCGCGTCGATGCCCGTGCCACGGCGGCCGCCGTGGGTGGTCACCTCGAACGACCCCGACTCGCTGCGGCGGGCGTCCACCGACAGGACCAGCACCTGCCTGCCGAAGCGCTCCGCGATCTCCCGGATCAGCTCCGGGCGGGCGATCGCCGCGGTGTTCACGCCCACCTTGTCGGCGCCCGCCCGCAGCAGCCTGTCCACGTCCTCGGCCGTACGGACTCC
This region includes:
- a CDS encoding DUF2752 domain-containing protein; this encodes MDADSRAARPATAPAAPLVRRLAVPGGLLAAVAGAFAYVGAVDPNEPGHYPVCPLYRLTGLYCPGCGGLRSAHAFVHGDLLTALRDNAPGVAGFLGFAVLWTVWVLRTVRGRPLRLNLGPVHLWGTGVLLLAFTAVRNLPSGGWLHP
- a CDS encoding HGxxPAAW family protein; this encodes MAGSSHGHGHTPAAWTGVIISFIGFCVAGAFMVMAQPVGFWAGMAIILAGAVVGGIMRAMGLGSNPKPLKMTGAPLATGEPVAAES
- a CDS encoding TIGR02234 family membrane protein, producing the protein MEYVTAVPHPRSEAAAPVRSGRRSLALALLCGALGAAVTLLATRQRWAEGTATVAGGGFPLTAKGSDVTGVPAALAIVGLAALVAVFAVRRAGRLVVAGLLALSGAGIVAASLVSASDNSALDDKAAQASGDTSATVTALSHTGWPYVAVVGGALILLAGLLALRYGNLWPAMSGRYERGAERPRRKARPVDPERPEEIWKALDRGEDPTGA
- a CDS encoding anthranilate synthase component I — its product is MDLETFRKLAADRRVIPVTRKLLADGDTPVALYRKLAAERPGTFLLESAENGRSWSRYSFVGVRSAATLTTRDGEAHWLGTPPVGVPVDGDPLEVLRATLQTLHTPNQEGLPPFTGGMVGYLGYDIVRRLEKIGPGERDDLGLPELTMLLTSDLAVMDHWEGSVLLIANAINHNDLDTGVDEAHADAVARLDAMEADLTRAVPQPPAVLPPSELPEYTALWGGPDFQEAVEDVKERIRAGEAFQVVPSQRFETPCTASALDVYRVLRATNPSPYMYLFRFPHGEGRAFDVVGSSPEALVKVEDGRAMVHPIAGTRPRGATPQEDQVLAEELMADPKERAEHLMLVDLGRNDLGRVCEPGTVEVVDFMSVERYSHVMHIVSTVTGRVAPGRTAFDVLTACFPAGTLSGAPKPRAMQIIDELEPSRRGLYGGCVGYLDFAGDSDTAIAIRTALLRDGTAYVQAGAGIVADSDPVAEDQECRNKAAAVLRAVHTANRLGG
- the hisI gene encoding phosphoribosyl-AMP cyclohydrolase, yielding MTSTTGTPRPSSLAPEIAARLKRSPDGLVPAIAQQYDTGEVLMLGWMDDEALHRTLTTGRCTYWSRSRQEYWVKGDTSGHFQWVKSVALDCDADTLLVRVDQVGAACHTGARTCFDEDVLLEDAGSGTPGAGQ
- a CDS encoding TIGR03085 family metal-binding protein, coding for MSTFAKRERLLLADLLETVGPDAETLCEGWRTRDLAAHVIVRERRPDAAGGTLIKPLAPRLEKVMAEYAAKPYEELIQLIRTGPPRFSPFQLKQVDEAANVVEFYVHTEDVRRAQPDWSRRELDPVFQDALWSRLERTARLMGRGVPTGLVLRRPDGQTAVAHRGTPVVTVTGEPSELLMFAFGRQNAARVDLEGDADAIAKVHESKQLGL
- a CDS encoding VOC family protein produces the protein MIKVAMTGVYVDDVARAHAFYTDVLGFETRLHMDLGDDILFVTVGAPAGAQPELQLLLEPGQGPIAESYRSALYEAGIPCIVFSVDDLRAEYARLRGVGVRFTHPPQRQGPVLAAVFDDTCGNLVQLVQPKE
- a CDS encoding MFS transporter, encoding MTATLIPPATVQAAHRNPDVLRWLAAYTSSMLGDSVYYLALSWAAVQAGTPAQAGLVMSASALPRAVLMLGGGVIADRFGPRRVVIASDAVRCAAVLAVAALLFLTSPGLWPLALLALVFGTVDAVFVPAVGALPARLTETSQLARVQGMRGLAIRFSSVVGAPLGGLGVAVGGAPAAFALAGLLIAVSVPLLVFVRVRDLPAPDGAGNSTAWRDLGSGLRYIRRHRVLAPLMLAIALGDLGFVGPLNVGLTLLADRRGWGASGMGWVLAGFGVGAGSAALLLAVRGRLPRAGLVTGCACTVGAVAVGALAYAPTLAAAVGTALAVGLLTGLSGAMCAALLQTQTEPAYLGRVTAVSSLVSLGLTPLSMPFLAAAIGAWGLRPVYVVSAAVCALGGVVALVVPALRTAELPR